AGGCCCTGTCCGGGCTCTCCGACGATGCGGTCACCGGGCAGGCGCACATTGTCGAAGAGGAGCTCTCGGGTGGGCGAACCCTTGATGCCGAGCTTGCGCTCCTTCTCGCCGAAGGTGAAGCCCTCATCGGACTTCTCGACGACGAAGGCGGAGATGTTGCGTCCGCGTGCTCCGTCGGGGTCGGTCACGGCCATCACTGTGTAGTACTCGGACTCTCCGGCGTTGGTGATCCAGGTCTTGACTCCGTTGAGGATCCAGTCGTCGCCGTCGCGTTCGGCACGGGTCTTCATCGATGCGGTGTCGGATCCGGCTTCGCGTTCGGACAGGCCATAGGAGAAGCCTGCTTCACCGGCGGCCACCGACGGGAAGTACTTCTTCTTGATCTCTTCGCTGCCGCCGAGCTGGACCGGCATGCTGCCGAGCTTGTTCACGGCCGGAATGAGAGACGACGAGGCGCAGCCGCGTGCGACCTCTTCGATGATGATCGCCACGGCCAGCGCATCGGCGCCCATACCCCCGTACTCTTCGGGATGTGCGCGGCGAAGAAATCCGTCTCGACGAGGGCGTCATGCGCTTCCTGCGGATAGCGGGAGTCCGCGTCGACCTCGGCGGCGAACGGCGCGATCTTCTTCTCGACGACGTTGCGGACTGCGGCGCGGATCTCTTCGTGCTCTTCGCTGGGCTGGTAGAGGTCGAACATCATTCTCCTAAGACTTATCAAACGTTCAGCAAGGTCATTATCCCTGCAGTGCACGTCCTTTGTCGAGGGCGACCTGCCGCAGCTGCGCCCGATAGTCGTCGAGACGGGATCGCAGTGCCTCGGCTTCGGTCCCCTGACCGGCACCGAGGATGCGTGCCGCCAACAGGCCCGCGTTCTTGGCACCGCCGATCGAGACGGTGGCCACGGGAACCCCGCCGGGCATCTGCACGATGGACAGCAGTGAGTCCATTCCGTCGAGGTACTTCAGAGGCACGGGAACCCCGATGACCGGAAGCGAGGTCATCGACGCGATCATCCCGGGCAGGTGGGCCGCTCCCCCGGCTCCGGCGATGATCACTCGGACGCCGCGATCGGCCGCGGACTTCGCCCAGTCGATCATGTCCTCAGGCATGCGGTGGGCGGAGACCACCGCGGCGCTCGATTCGATGCCGAGTTCGTCGAGGGCTTCGGCTGCGGCCTTCATCGTCGGCCAGTCCGAGTCCGAGCCCATGACGATGCCGACCGGAGCCGCCGTCGGAGTGGAGCCTTCATTCGCTGTGGTCATCTGTGCTTCCTTCGTTGCAGGCGGTACGGTCCCGTCCGTGCGGACGAGATGCGGGCGGCACCGGTGCCAACCGGGCGCCGAGTCTCAGCGTGTGCCGGGCTCGCCCTCTGCCCGGAGGTCCTCGGGAGTGGGCATCTGCGGATGCGGATCGACATCGACTCCGGCGATGAAGTCCGCGGCATGCCGGGCCCGGGCGAGCACGATCTGCCGATCCTCGCCGTAGGCATTGACGTGTCCGACCTTCCGGCCCGGGCGCACGCCCTTGCCGTAGAGGTGGACCTTCACCGCCGGGTCGTGGGCCATGACATGCAGGTACGGTTGGTAGAGGTCTTCGTGATCGGCGCCGAGGATGTTGACCATCACGGACACATCTTCACGGGCCGCGGGACTGCCGAGGGGAAGGTCGAGGACCGCGCGCAGGTGCTGTTCGAACTGGCTCGTCACCGCTCCGTCCTGGGACCAGTGGCCCGTATTGTGCGGTCGCATCGCGAATTCGTTGATGAGGAAACCCTCGGGAGTCTCGAACATCTCCATGGCCATCACGCCGGTGACCTCGAGGGTGCCGGCGACCGTGAGGATCGCCTCGGTGATGGCCCGCGCCTTTTCGGCGGACAGGTCGGGGGCCGGAGCGATCGCCTCCTTGCACACGCCGTTCTGCTGCCAGGTCTCGACCACCGGCCACACCGCAGTCTGTCCCATCGGAGAGCGTCCGACCATGACAGCGAGTTCTCTGGTGAAGTCGACCTTCTCCTCGGCAAGGAGCTGAGGCACTTCGTTCAGCCACTCGACGGCCTCGTCGAGGCTGTCGATGACGCGCACGCCCTTGCCGTCATAGCCACCGCGGGGAGTCTTGAGGATGAAGGGGTATCCGACGCGAGCGGCGAAGGCCTCGACATCGGCAGCAGAGGTGATCTCTGCCCAGACGGGGTTGGGCAGACCGAGGTCGTCCATCCTCGCGCGCATCCGGATCTTGTCCTGGGCGAAGATGAGGGCATCGGGACCGGGGCGCACAGCGTGTCCGGCCTCGACGAGGGCCTGCAGATGCTCCGGCGGGACGTGTTCGTGATCGAAGGTGATGACGTCGACGGTCTCGGCGAAGGCCCTGAGCGTCGGATAGTCCGTATAGTCGCCGACGGTCACCTCATTGATGACCTGTGCGGCAGGGGCGTCGGCGGTCTCTGCGAGAACGGAGAAACGGACGCCGAGGGCTTCTGCGGCGGGGACCATCATGCGTGCCAGTTGGCCGCCGCCGATGACACCGATTCGAGGAAAAGTCACGTGTGCCATCCTAACGCGGGCAGTCAGACGAGAAGAAGCGGGATCTGCAGTTCCTGTTCCGTGGTGGAACCGTGATGACCGATGAGCGCCAGCGCCGAGGCGGATTCCACATCCGAATCGACCACGGCGAAGCCATCGGTGCAGATGACGAGGAAGTCCCCGATCCGCGGATAGACGTGCGGGGCGACGGGACCGAAGTAGCCGCGGTCGATCGCCGTAGACTTCGGCAGGATGAGCCCGCGGTCGCCGATCGTCTCCTGCCAGGCTGCGAGCACGTCCGCCTCGGCGCCGTCAGCGGCGTAGAGATGCAGAGCGCGCGGCTCTCCGCCGACGTGGCGCAGACCGGCTTTGAGCTCGGGGAGCTCAGCGAGGTCGAGGCGGCGTTCGTGGTCGACGTCGACCATTCCATGGTCGGCGGTGATGAGCATCGTCGCGTCGTTCGGCAGGTCGGAGGCGAGCCGGGACAGAGCGAGATCGACGCGTTCGAGTTCCTCGGTCCAGGCCGCGGAGTCAGCACCGTGGACATGCCCGGTCTTGTCGAGGTTGCCCCAGTAGAGGTAGACGAGGCGACGACCGGGAGCCTTCGCCTCGGCCAGAGCCTGGGCACAGCGCTCCTCCAAGGTCTTCGAATCCCGGAATCTGCCGCCGCGCAGCGAAGCCCGGTTCAGCCCGCGTCCGGCGAACTTCTTCTCGCCGAGGCTGACCACATCGACCCCAACATCAGTGAGGCGTTCGAAGAGCGTTGCGTCGGGGACCCAGGCGACAGGATCGACGTCGAGGTTCCACGTCAGCTGATTGAGCACCGCATCCTTCTCCGGATCCAGGACGCGGTAGCCGACCACTCCGTGTGCACCGGGCAGGCGCCCCGTGGCCAGAGACGACAGAGAGTTCGCCGTCGTCGACGGGAACCCTGCGGACAGTGTTCGGCGCGTCCCGGCCTGTGACCGGAAGAAGGGTGTGTATCCGCTGAAGCGGCGCAGCTGCTGCTCGCCGAGACCGTCGACGAGCACGACGATCGTCGCTCGGGACTCTCGGTCGAGACCGAGCGCTCGTGCGCGATCGGACATCGGTGCGTCGAGAGCCTCGGCTGCACCGAGGCTCAGTGCCGCTGCGGGAACGACGTCGGAGAGCATGGAGCCTGCATAGTCCGGAGGCCCCAAGGGCTCAGTGCCGGATTGGGACTGCGGTCCGTGCCGCGTCGAGTCCTCGCTCATCAGCGACGCGACCGCAGCCGGGCGTGGAAGACTGCGGCACGCAGCTTCCCGGCGAAGTCGGCCATGCGGTCGACGGCGGCCTGCCCCTCGGCTTCGGCCGAGACACGGAGCATGACATCCTCGGCGAAGATCGATCCGCCGTAGCCGTGATCGCCCATGCAGTTGGGGTCTCCGCAGGTCTCGGGGAAGGCCTCGATGCGCTTCGACGCACCCCAGGACATGGTCAGCGAGACCTCGACGGGTTTGTCGCCGGGCTTGAATGCGGCGGGATCGGCGAAGGTGCGGCCGACCATCACGGTGCCCAAGCGGTCGAGCTCGATGTCCTCGCTGCTCGTGACCGCGCGGGGCTTTGAGCCGGGTTCCGCGTTCGGATCGTCATCGACGTGGGCCAGCAGCAGCCGGGTTTCGGTGAGGACGAAGGCGGTGACGTGCCGGTGGATGGATTCGATGTCGACATGGGTGTCGATGTGGACGAAGTGTGCCAATACCGGTTCGTCGTAGAGAGAGTCGGCGAGTATGCCTTGAGTGAGCTGGGGATAGTATCCGGCCGACTGCAGATCATGAACGAGAACCTCGGGTAATGCCATGCCCACCATTGTGCCCCACTCCCCTGACACTTCCCAGCGAGGTCGGCCATATCCGGGCGCCCGACGCATATGCTGGGACCATGGAAAACTATCCTGCCGGGTGGGAAGCCGATGTCGTCCTCCGCGACGGCGGCACCGCCCATCTGCGTCCGATCACTCCCGACGATTCCGCGGCCCTGGCCCGCATGCACGAGGCCCAGTCGCCGGAATCCGTCTACCTGCGCTTCTTCGCTCCGCTGCCCCGGCTTCCCCAACGCGACCTCGATCGCTTCGTCAACGTCGATCACCGCGACCGGGTGGCGCTGATCATGCTCGTCGGTGATGACATCATCGGCGTCGGTCGCTTCGACCGGATCAGCGACACCGACGCCGAGGTGGCCTTCAACATCGCCGACGCCCATCAGGGCCGCGGGGTCGGCTCGATCCTGCTGGAGCACTTGGCCGCGGCCGCGCGCGAATCCGGGATCCAGCGCTTCACCGCCGAGGTGCTGCCCCAGAACCGTTCGATGCTGCAGGTCTTCCAGGCAGCCGGCTACGAGGTCTCCCGGGGCTTCGACGACGGCGTCGTCGCCGTGAAGTTCGACATCGATCCCACGGCGCGGTCCATCGAAGTGCAGGCCTCGCGGGAGCACAGAGCCGAAGCACTGAGCGTGCGCACGGTCCTCCACCCCACCTCGGTGGCGGTGATCGGCGCCAGCCGCAAACGCAACTCCACCGGGCACCTTCTCATCCGCAACATCACAGCCGCGAAGTTCACCGGCGATCTCTGGGTCGTCCACCCCGAGGCCGATCAGATCGCCGGAGTGCAGGCGTATCCGAGCCTCGCCGATCTGCCGGGCAAGGCCGACCTCGCGGTCATCGCCGTTCCGGCCGAATCCGTCACCGAGGTGGTCAAGGACTGTGCTGTACACGGGGTCAAGGCCGTGCTCGTCATCTCCTCCGGCTTCGCCGAGACCGGCTCCGAGGGTGCCGAACTGCAGCGTCGCATGGTCGCCACCTCCCGTGCCTACGGAATGCGCGTGGTCGGGCCGAACTCCTTCGGGTTGGTCAACGAGGCCGCCGAAATCTCGCTCAACGCCTCCCTGGCTCCGTTCCTCCCCGCCTCGGGAACCCTCGGGCTCTTCAGCCAGTCCGGGGCACTGGGCACCGCCCTGCTCGCGGCGGCGAAGAATCGCGGACTGGGCATCTCCACCTTCGTCTCCGCAGGCAACCGCGCCGACCTCTCCGGCAATGACCTCCTCCAGTACTGGGAGGAGGATCCGGCCACTCAGACGGTCGGCCTCTACCTCGAATCCATCGGCAATCCACGCAAGTTCTCGCGCATCGCCCGCCGTGTCTCCCGCGTCAAACCAGTCGTCGTCATCAAGTCCGACCTCACGGGCAGGGAGCTTCCGCCGGGGCATATCGTGCGCACCTCGTCACTGGCGCCGAACACCCTGGACCAGGTGCTCGAACAGGCGGGAGTGATCCGCGCGGATACGATCCACCAGCTCTTCGACCTCGCCCAGGTGTTCTCGACGCAGAAGCTGCCGGCAGGCAGACGCGTTGGGCTCATCGGCAACTCTGCGGCGATGAGCACCCTGATCATGCAGCGGGCCCGTTCCGAGGGGCTCCGCGTCGACACCGATCCCGTGTCCCTGCATCCCGAGGTCGATGCGGAGACCTTCCGGACCGAGCTCGATGCGATGTATGCCCGAGACGATGTCGATTCGGTCATCGTCACCTTCACTCCATCGACCGGTGCGGAGGAGACCGAGATCGCCGGACTGCTGTCCGAATCCGCGGCACGCTCCGGAAAGACCACAGTCGCCTGCTTCCTCGGCATCCACGGCGTCCAGGACGAACTGACCACCTACCTCACCAGTGAGGACGGCGAACGGGTCTCCCACACCGTCCCCAGCTACATCGGTCCCGAAGACGCCGTATGGGCTCTGGCTCGGGCCACGGACTATGCCCTGTGGAGGGCCGCCGATCACGGGCGCTACACCGAACTCGACGATATCGATGACAAGAGGGTGCGGACGATCATCGAATCCGCTCTGGAGGGAGCGCCGCCGGGAACGCCCGTCCGGCTCGAACGCAACGACGTCCGAGATCTGCTCAGCGCCTACGGAATCGAAGTGCTGCCCTATATCGCAGCCTCTTCGGTGGACGAAGGCCTCGCCGCGGCGGAGAAGATCGGCTATCCCGTCGCCCTCAAGGCCGTGACGAACGTGCTGCGGCACCGGATGGAGCTCGGCGGTGTGCGGCTGAATATCGACACTCCCGAGGAGCTGGCCGAGGACTTCGCCGCGATCCAGGAGACCATCCGGCAGCTGACCGGCGAGGAGGAGCCGCTCGTCGACGTCCAGGCCATGGCCCCGCACGGCGTCCCCTGCGTCCTCCGCGCCGGAGAAGACCCGCTGCTGGGTCCGCTGCTGGCGTTCTCATTGGCGGGAGACACCACGGAGCTGCTCGGAGATGTCGCTCATCGGGTCGCCCCGATCACCGACAAAGAGGCCGGGGACATGATCCGGTCGATCAAGGCCTCCCCGCGGCTGTTCGGCTATCGCGGTCTGCCTCCGATGAACATCGAACCGCTGCGCAATGTGCTGGAGAGGCTCTCGGTGCTCGTGGAGAACCACCCGCAGATCCTCGAACTCGTCATCCATCCGATGGTCGCCACGGAGACCGAGTCCCATGTGCTCAGCGCCCACGTCGACCTTGTGCGCGACCCGACTCGGATCGACGGCACCCGTCGCCTGCTGAGCTGAGACGACGCAGAGAAGCGACCCGCTGAGCTGAAAGGAGAATCCACACCCGCCGCAGGCTGTCTTCGAGTTTCACCGTCAGAGCGCCAGATTGGCGCGTCCTATACCAATTCGCAGACTTGACGGGTAGTGTCTGTATCCGTTCACCACGAAATGTTATGAATTCGTGTTTAAATGAGTGGCCGCTCCGGCGGCCACTGTCTGTGGCCAGTCACAGGCCATCCACCGTCCCAGGCGGCCGCATTGAGCGGGCGCCCCATGAGAGCGAGGCCTCACAGTCATGATTTCGCGCAGAGACGTCGTCACCGACTCCGCGATCGCCGTAGTCGCCGAACAAGGAGTCCGCGGACTCACCCACCGGGCAGTCGATGCACTGGCCGAACTGCCGGTGGGGTCGACTTCGAATGTCTACCGCACCCGCGATGCCCTGATCACCGGAATCATGGAGCGCATCGGCGAGCTGAACTCCCAGCAGCTCGAACGCCTGCCGGAGCTCGTGCGTGCTCCGGGCGCCGATCCCATCGAAGTCGCCATCGACTTCTGCATGAACTGGCTGACCACGGACCGCAACCGGTTCTACACGATGATGATGCTCAGCCTGGATCCGGCGCTGCCGCCTGAGGCAGTGATCGCCAAGGAGAAGAACCTCCGCGCGATCAAGGAATTCATCATGCGATTCGCCGGCATCGACGCCGAATATGCGCAGCGGGTCAACAGCTCCGTCGCGGGAATGATGGTCGGCGAACTCGTCGCCGGCACGGCAGATCGTGCGCATGTGGAGTCCTACCTCACGGAGTTCTTCCAATGGCTTCGCGGCGGCCGCGAAAGCGCCTGAACTCCGACACGACCCCTCCGGGAACGCTCGATTGAGCCGGAGAACGCAAATCGAACGCTAGAATCGACGGGTGCCCTCCCCCACTGAGGTCAGGCCTCGGCGCGGGCGGGTGTTCGAATCGAACAGTTCGTGCGTCAAAGGAGTACCATGCCCGAAGGCA
Above is a window of Brevibacterium siliguriense DNA encoding:
- the purE gene encoding 5-(carboxyamino)imidazole ribonucleotide mutase, with translation MTTANEGSTPTAAPVGIVMGSDSDWPTMKAAAEALDELGIESSAAVVSAHRMPEDMIDWAKSAADRGVRVIIAGAGGAAHLPGMIASMTSLPVIGVPVPLKYLDGMDSLLSIVQMPGGVPVATVSIGGAKNAGLLAARILGAGQGTEAEALRSRLDDYRAQLRQVALDKGRALQG
- a CDS encoding 5-(carboxyamino)imidazole ribonucleotide synthase, which gives rise to MAHVTFPRIGVIGGGQLARMMVPAAEALGVRFSVLAETADAPAAQVINEVTVGDYTDYPTLRAFAETVDVITFDHEHVPPEHLQALVEAGHAVRPGPDALIFAQDKIRMRARMDDLGLPNPVWAEITSAADVEAFAARVGYPFILKTPRGGYDGKGVRVIDSLDEAVEWLNEVPQLLAEEKVDFTRELAVMVGRSPMGQTAVWPVVETWQQNGVCKEAIAPAPDLSAEKARAITEAILTVAGTLEVTGVMAMEMFETPEGFLINEFAMRPHNTGHWSQDGAVTSQFEQHLRAVLDLPLGSPAAREDVSVMVNILGADHEDLYQPYLHVMAHDPAVKVHLYGKGVRPGRKVGHVNAYGEDRQIVLARARHAADFIAGVDVDPHPQMPTPEDLRAEGEPGTR
- a CDS encoding alkaline phosphatase family protein produces the protein MSEDSTRHGPQSQSGTEPLGPPDYAGSMLSDVVPAAALSLGAAEALDAPMSDRARALGLDRESRATIVVLVDGLGEQQLRRFSGYTPFFRSQAGTRRTLSAGFPSTTANSLSSLATGRLPGAHGVVGYRVLDPEKDAVLNQLTWNLDVDPVAWVPDATLFERLTDVGVDVVSLGEKKFAGRGLNRASLRGGRFRDSKTLEERCAQALAEAKAPGRRLVYLYWGNLDKTGHVHGADSAAWTEELERVDLALSRLASDLPNDATMLITADHGMVDVDHERRLDLAELPELKAGLRHVGGEPRALHLYAADGAEADVLAAWQETIGDRGLILPKSTAIDRGYFGPVAPHVYPRIGDFLVICTDGFAVVDSDVESASALALIGHHGSTTEQELQIPLLLV
- a CDS encoding bifunctional acetate--CoA ligase family protein/GNAT family N-acetyltransferase, which translates into the protein MENYPAGWEADVVLRDGGTAHLRPITPDDSAALARMHEAQSPESVYLRFFAPLPRLPQRDLDRFVNVDHRDRVALIMLVGDDIIGVGRFDRISDTDAEVAFNIADAHQGRGVGSILLEHLAAAARESGIQRFTAEVLPQNRSMLQVFQAAGYEVSRGFDDGVVAVKFDIDPTARSIEVQASREHRAEALSVRTVLHPTSVAVIGASRKRNSTGHLLIRNITAAKFTGDLWVVHPEADQIAGVQAYPSLADLPGKADLAVIAVPAESVTEVVKDCAVHGVKAVLVISSGFAETGSEGAELQRRMVATSRAYGMRVVGPNSFGLVNEAAEISLNASLAPFLPASGTLGLFSQSGALGTALLAAAKNRGLGISTFVSAGNRADLSGNDLLQYWEEDPATQTVGLYLESIGNPRKFSRIARRVSRVKPVVVIKSDLTGRELPPGHIVRTSSLAPNTLDQVLEQAGVIRADTIHQLFDLAQVFSTQKLPAGRRVGLIGNSAAMSTLIMQRARSEGLRVDTDPVSLHPEVDAETFRTELDAMYARDDVDSVIVTFTPSTGAEETEIAGLLSESAARSGKTTVACFLGIHGVQDELTTYLTSEDGERVSHTVPSYIGPEDAVWALARATDYALWRAADHGRYTELDDIDDKRVRTIIESALEGAPPGTPVRLERNDVRDLLSAYGIEVLPYIAASSVDEGLAAAEKIGYPVALKAVTNVLRHRMELGGVRLNIDTPEELAEDFAAIQETIRQLTGEEEPLVDVQAMAPHGVPCVLRAGEDPLLGPLLAFSLAGDTTELLGDVAHRVAPITDKEAGDMIRSIKASPRLFGYRGLPPMNIEPLRNVLERLSVLVENHPQILELVIHPMVATETESHVLSAHVDLVRDPTRIDGTRRLLS
- a CDS encoding TetR/AcrR family transcriptional regulator — encoded protein: MISRRDVVTDSAIAVVAEQGVRGLTHRAVDALAELPVGSTSNVYRTRDALITGIMERIGELNSQQLERLPELVRAPGADPIEVAIDFCMNWLTTDRNRFYTMMMLSLDPALPPEAVIAKEKNLRAIKEFIMRFAGIDAEYAQRVNSSVAGMMVGELVAGTADRAHVESYLTEFFQWLRGGRESA
- a CDS encoding DUF5998 family protein, encoding MALPEVLVHDLQSAGYYPQLTQGILADSLYDEPVLAHFVHIDTHVDIESIHRHVTAFVLTETRLLLAHVDDDPNAEPGSKPRAVTSSEDIELDRLGTVMVGRTFADPAAFKPGDKPVEVSLTMSWGASKRIEAFPETCGDPNCMGDHGYGGSIFAEDVMLRVSAEAEGQAAVDRMADFAGKLRAAVFHARLRSRR